A segment of the Trifolium pratense cultivar HEN17-A07 linkage group LG7, ARS_RC_1.1, whole genome shotgun sequence genome:
TATTCTAAGAACAATTCCAATGAATAGAAGGAAATAACAGAATGGTGTAGTTCAATAGaaaaatgtattaatttttttcactcctatgttaaattaacttaaatGACGTAATatatactaatttattttttacaaactaCTTATATTAATTTTGCATGAGTCACAATTcacaaattatatatttcaattttatgcttcaaaaagaaaaaaatttattatgtaaaaatatatgaatatccACTTAGCTAGCTCAATCAATTTATTTGGGGATTGTAACATTCCAGACTAATTTTAAGTATTGCAGACATAAGTGGCAAAGGCAGAAAAATTATAGAGgataaacaaaattttacatatgatttattatataaatcgttcaataaaatttttagttttgtcttaaattatattcttaaaaatttcagttttactCTAAACTAAACCctgaaaatatataaaaataatggtCAGAATCCGGGCAACTGTCCAATCTTATTGGGCCTTGGCTCCACCTATATTAGACACTAATTTATTAAAGTCTTTTCagtgtgttttgtttttattcgtaaattttctaaaaatttgttAGAAGGTCACTCATTCAAAGATTGCTCCAAGTCAAATACGCTTAATTGTAGAGTTCATATACAATTGGCTACCAAAAAGAAGATCAATCTTGTTGATATAGGTAGCGCAAATCATTTCTTATAAATCTCTTTCTACCATGCAGTATTATACTTGCACGACCATATGATCTTCTTATTTCGATGTGAATTCGATTCATTTATGTACCATTTTTTTTACAGAAGCTACAAAGAAATGCTCTTTCTCTATACATATTTTTACACCATCGGTCACTCTTCACCCTTGTCAAGTGTCACAGGATGATATCTAATACAACAAAAAAGTATTTATGTTTATcttctaaaatataagaaagTACGAATATAAGAGATTTTGAACTCAAAATATGTCTTTTTACTACTAATTCAAATATTTGgagtttgatttattttttcttttattatgattatcttttttttctttgaaacaGCATTAAGATAATCCTTATGTTATAGGTGTTTAATTAAGTTAAAGTATTTATAAAACAAGTACTAAGTTGAGAGCAAGATCTATACCAAAAAGGTCAAAGAAAGAGGATCAATCATCAATGTTTCTGGATTGCACTcttcattttctgttttggATCATTGAACCGACGAACCGTCACACTTGTCATTGCGTGTGGTATGGGTCTTTGGGTCGGTTTCTTTGTTGTGCTAACTCATACGattcaaaatttcaatgttTATTCAATGGAGTTACTTTTGCCGCCCAACTAATTACACAAAtgttgtccgctacttaagtagtagatgatattttttcctaaattttttttattttataatatccgctacttaaatagctgatgtgtaaaaataggacgcgcgagtaACAAGTAAAGTGGGAAAAGTAACTCCTTATTCTTTTTGCTATTACATATTGTATACTTCAATGTTTATTAGATAaacataaatgaaaataatagttaataaattcgttaaaaaaattatgttatctTTAAAGTTGTATGTTTTATCATGTTGATTTAGATTAATTCaggtcaaaataaaatttaaatttacattTGTAGAGTTAGCTTGATTacaatttttatcaaaatattcaattgaatttataagTCATAAGTTTATCCGTCCcattcaaataccatatatagTCATAGTCATATCGTGCACGCTACTAGCAGCTTTGTTCTCCCAATTATTTTCCAAATTAAGAGAGTCCAAACCTATTTAAtatgatgtaccaaaaaaaaaaaatactaataagaagaattttaatatattccttaaaaagtaaaaatatatgttaatGGATTCAACATATTAGTTTGGTCAGCAAACTGATTCAAACTAAGGTTGAAACCATTGTCCCCAGCAACATTAAAACTTTCAATGTACTCCAAACTTCTTCCTTGAAAGTTTGCAAACGCTTTTCTTTCTCAGAAGAATCGTCGTAAGATTTACCATGTTCTTTCATCCATTTCTCATATGTCTCCAACAATGTCCTGCTATAAGTATAAGGAGAATAATTGCATGCCACTAGAAATCATGGGGTCGTTTGGGTATAAACATTGCAAAGAGTAAAAGACAAATAAAAAGTAGATAATGTCAATTTCTAAACTTTTGTTCCACATTGTTTGCAAAGACCCAGGTTCGGTTACAAAATTTTCCAGAAAACGTGGActagaagaaggaagaagaggGGATATGAATGTGAaagactgtttttttttttatttaaatttaattaatacatgtggcaaaaatacaaattttgatCGGTTGAGTGTGTAAATGTGATATTACACTGTCTGCTTATATTCTTTAAATCctagttttaatttatttaatttaattagataattagattttttttaatcagttAATTAGATAATTAGATTAGAAACTATTTtttggtggaaaaaaaattaacatttaataaaatatttacctACGGAATTTCTTGAGGTAGTAGAATCCGCAGAAAAGGGAGTGCCAAAATCCGTAGGAAAGTCCTTGGAAATACCGGCAGAATTTCCTGAAGTAGCAAAATCCGCATGAGAGTGCTTTTACCTACGGAATTTCCTGAAACAAAACAATCCGTAAGAAATTGCTCTAAGTGGCAAAATTCGCAGGAAAATCCTTGGGAATACCTGCAGATTATTTTCTGCAGGAAATTCCGCAGAAAAGAAGCAGATTTCTAGTAATTAGAGTTCATATGAGTTGCTTAAAATCATAGACTAATAATTGTGACGTCAGATATTCTAGGgactaaaatttaattaaattatgtaCATTAGAATTATATCCACAATCAAATTATTGAATTAGATCCACAATCCAATTTGATCTACAAATACAAAGTATAAAATTTTATTGGTATGCTAATACACTACTACATATTCAGTTTTAGTAACATTTTTTACTGAAGTCCATTAGAAATAAGTCATTAGTGAAAAAATTTCCCCACTTTCCCAAACCCCAAAACTTGCgcaaagaggaaaaaaaaactccaaatcTATTTACCATTGTTCCCAATCCTGTTTGAATTATATCCACAATCATATTATTGAATTAGATCCACAATCCAATTCGatctacaaaatataaaattttattggtATGGTAATAAGGCATACATGAGAATTTAATTTAAGCATGAAGAGGCTTAAAGGAAATGAGGTTCCTAGAGTACTTGACTGGCTCGTCTAACACAAGGGCTTCATAATTGTTAGAAGCAGAACCGTCGTTGGCAGAAAGAATGAGGCGGTAGTTGATCCCTTGGACAAACTCCAATTCACCCTTGATGACCTTCATGAACTCTAGCTTTGCCCCTTCTCCTCGCTTGTTGTACTCGGTGATGGCGAAATGAGCAATTCCGATGATGTATGGGTCATTGATGTTCTTGATGGGGTGATAACCGCCTGCTATAGCTTCATTTCTAGCCATAGAGACCAACAAAACAAGGAGGAAGGGAACAAGAGATTCAAATTTCATCATGCTTATTGTATTGTATATATTTAGTATTTACTATCTTTTCAAGCTTCAAAAATCACGATATATAGTGTGAATTACTCAATTAGTCTTAATCGGTTAGTTTATATATATTGCATGCACACAAGTTATGCCATAATTTGAGACTTTTTTTCTAGGTTTAGTGTACACAATGGTACTCCCAAGTCAATCCTATTAATTTCTAGCATTGTTTTGACAATAAATAGTCATAATCGCTGCTTTTATATGTTGATATATTCTTTATTTAATCATAGCATAATCCGCTGCTTTTATGTGTTGACTATCACAAGCTTTAATTGCAAGAATATcaaagaaatagaaacatacATGCATGTTGCTGTCTTTGTTTATTTGCGATTTATTTGTTACTCTTTGCATCAGAATCTTGAGTCTCACTAAGCTTTGTTTCTTGAACCATTAGTAAGATCTCTCCCTTGTCATCAAACTCAGCATACTCAGCATAGTTTGCATTGTCTTCCTCCCAATTAGGATACTCTGATTGAAAGTGACCTAACTTATGACATTTGTAGCATTCAACCAATTCTTTGTTGAATTTTGTTCCTCTTCCACCTCGAGCTCTGCCTCTACCACGACCCCTTGCATTAGAGTTATCTCCTCTACCACATGAGCCTCTTCCACCATTAGAAACCTTCAGAATCTGCTCTTGTTCATCTCTCTGATGCttcattctttgttcttgaacAAGCATACTACTTTGCAACTGATCCACTGTCATTGTGGTGGTATCATTAGACTCTTCAATTGAACACACCACATAGTTGAATCTTGAGGTTAAAGAACGCAAGATCTTCTCAACTATTGTGCTCTGAGTGATGGTGTCACCATGACTCGCCATCTTGTTTGCAATACTCAGTGTTCTTGAAAAATAGTCATCAATAGATTCACCAATTCGCATGTTCAGCACCTCAAATTCTTTCCTCAGAGCTTGCAGCTGAGCTCTCTTGACTTTGGTGGATCCACAATACTTTTGACGCATTGAATCCCATATCTCCTTCGCAGTACCTCGAGTGAGGATTGTTTCAAGAATTGATCTTTCAATTGCTTGAAACAAGTAGTTCTTTGTTTTCAAATCCTTCAATTTGCACTCCTTCGCAGCTTGAATTTGATCTTGTGTTGCTCCTGCAGGAGCTTCAATTACTCCATCCTCGATGAGACTCCAATACTCTTTGGATCTCAATAGATTCTCCATTAATATTGACCAATGATCATAGTGTCCATCAAACTTGGGAATTGATGGTTGCAGATAATTGCTTGATTCCGCCATGGAAGCTTCAAGCAAGAACACGATGAAAAACTTTGTAACTAACTACGGTTATTTCAAAGAACCGGATCTTTAGAAGGTAaactgataccaattgttaaGGCAAATGGAACCTCTCACCTTTATTGATCATAGCAAGGCCTTATATAGCCAATGTACAAGcttacaagttagttacaacaaaCTTAACAAACTCTAAACAGCTAACTTGCGCCTTAAGCTACAGCTGCAGCACGCGCGTGCCTTGACAGCAGGCCTGGCTCATAGGCTTAGCAAGCTTTCATGAGCATTGCATCTAACTAGCTTACATTTGATCAACACATATCTAATACAACCGCCCCGACAAGTGcaatatctctctctctctctgcgtGTTTCTGTTTATGTTTCTTCTTTCCTCCAAACTGTCGTACCAAAGTTTTGTTATCTTCTCATCTTGCATCTTCTTTATCATCCAGTGAGAGGGGAACTTTCAAGCTAGAGTAATTTTAAAATGAGAGGGTGAGAGGGTTAAATATCATCCATCAGATTAATCTTTACAGTGgcctttcattttttaaattgtaGGTAATCTTTTCATTCTGCCTCGTCAGTGATGGTTGTTTTTTCTTGACATTTACATATATCATTcttaaagcgttattgaacggtgtaacattactcaaatgttacatgCACTGATGTAATTTAATCCcttcccatatatatatatatatatatatatatatatatatatatatatatatatatatatttgccattaaaaaaaaacatcacaCCTACACAATTTCTAAAGTGATATACCatttacataattttaatcattttacAAATTGAAGGACATTATTTGAGAGCATGACTTCCAAGATATACTTTTTCATTCTATATGATGAACCGCATGAAAAAATTAACTTCCCATATTGCAACACCATAATCTTTGTATTAACATACATTGTAACAAAAATCCTCATCAATCAAATCAAGTAAGGGAACTTGTCCtccttcaaaattttcaaaaaatatctaCAAATATGATATTAGTCCTTCCTGATTTTTCAAGGATAAAAGTCACATGGCAataatgttaaataaaataaggacTTGAACTATTATTCAGAAAATATTAGTGTCCTAATCAAATGGCAAAAAAAGTTGACCGGAGACTCCTATGTTATGGTGAATGAAAATTAGAGTCCTCGTAAAGCTTGGATCAAATATGAAAAttggaattgaaattgaaattagagTCCTATGTTATGGTGAAGAAAAAGGTTGTGGTTGTAAAGCTGGCGCATATACACTACCGATCGCTGACTCTCTCTGTACCGATCGTGGCGTACCCACACACgtccaaaataaaacaaacacgAATTACTTATCTTTTTCATTATTCCAAAATATACTACTTTTGTTGCCAtatatagagtttttttttttggtacatgtcaTATAGATATATAAGGATTAGGCAATCCAtagacataatttttttttttttttggttggagTGGAATTATAAGGATGTTTAAATTTTTCACTCTTTATGTTAtgcatttttaaattatttttacaattttactcGGGTTTTACCCGTTGACTTGGATTTGGATTAGAGTGAGTCTATCGAGTTTGGGTTTTCCTATCATCCCTACCTAGATATTCAAAAGCCCAAGAACCGTTAGACCCAGGCAGAAGATAACTCTGTCTACAATGCAATTGTAAAAAGGCAAAATAGGCATTCACGTAGTAAAATTAAAGAATGTTATAGATTTATTTTccgttatttattttattttttatgttatgtcACTGATTATTGTGTTTTGGTTGAAGTGGAATTTTCCTTTTGCAGAGTAATGtcattattcattcaaattataattttatatacacTTTGGATGTTCAATGAAataggaaagagagaaatagtgaagagaaaaataaaatagagagaaataagagagaagTTGAGTGAAAATTCTATattgtttggatgaatagaaaTAGAGAAGATGATGAATAGAAATATGtatagagagaaataaataaaaaagaaaatgactaatttatccttcatattttaaaaaaataaaaataagaagaagGACATTGTGGGAAGGAAACTACATCTTTCCCCTCGTTCAACTCACAAATCTCACCTATTGAGAAGAAATTTCTTTTGGTATGGGACCCACTAAAAAGAAATTATCTCtccttatttctctcttcatccAAATTAAAGAAATACTTTATTTCTttactatttctctcttctttatTTCCCTCTCTCATAAATCTATCAAAACAAACATAGTGATAGTGTTTAAAAGAATGAAATAATCTCTCCTTTTTCTGCCGCTTTCTCTCCTTTTTCTGCCACCGGTAGAAAATTTCTTTActtctttgtttgattttatCTTGGTTTATAGATTAGAGAGAAGTGGtttaggatcaattttgatcaGAAATCACCCCTCTTGATCGTTTTTTGTGTCTTAAAATTTAAGCAAGTGATATTCACATactttttaggttttaattgAGTTTTCTCTCTTGTG
Coding sequences within it:
- the LOC123899062 gene encoding cysteine proteinase inhibitor 5-like, translated to MMKFESLVPFLLVLLVSMARNEAIAGGYHPIKNINDPYIIGIAHFAITEYNKRGEGAKLEFMKVIKGELEFVQGINYRLILSANDGSASNNYEALVLDEPVKYSRNLISFKPLHA